In Saimiri boliviensis isolate mSaiBol1 chromosome 13, mSaiBol1.pri, whole genome shotgun sequence, the genomic window TGTGTGcatcaaagaataaataatgagAACTGGAAAACATTTCTATATATCAAATTTTGTGGAACACAACAAAACAATCACTTAGAAAGCAATTTATATCCAAATACTTAttgtagaaaagaagaaatgtttaaatctaTGACTTAAAATTATGTTCTAAGAACCTTAGGAAACAACGTAAGCCCAAGTatacagaataaatgaaatagaagttATCACTACAGATCCAAGAgacattaaataatataaaactattGTCAACAGGTATATGACAAAGCATTTTACAACTTATATAAACTGGAAAAATTCTCTCAAAAATTTAACATACCAAAATTGACACAAGAATTAGCAGAAAATGTAAGTATTTctgtatctctaaaataaattaaatacgtTATTAAAGGAAAGATGGCTTCTGCTCAAGATGTAGAGATATGCCAAGAAAATCatcccagctgggcatggtggctcatgcctataatcacggcactttgggaggccaaggtgggtgaatcacctgaggtcaggagttcaagaccagcctggccaacaggtgaaaccttgtctctactaaaaccacaaaaattagctgggcgtggtggtgggcatctctaatcttagctacttgggaggctgaggcaggagaatcgcttgaactcaggaggtagaggttccagtgagccgcgatggcaccattgcactccagcctaggcaacaagagtgaaactccgtctcaaaaaaaaaaaaaaaaaaaaattttttttgacctTTATTTTGTGAAGCTGGATTTTATTTCACAAGGCACAAGTTAAACAGTCAGCTATTTACGTACCTTTTGTGCTCAACATTTTAAGTTAATCTCTAATCATTTTCTTTCACAAGTAAATATATCATAAGTACTAGAATCAATGAATGACAATATTTAGGCAAAGCAAGAAATAatgtgaatataaaaattatgtatgatAGAATTATTACTTTATTAACATAGATGTGGATGTCACTTCCATTTCTCTATTAATTCTGTGAGAGTTAGTACATACAGATGGATACAGAGAACACAGAACAGTTAATGGATCCTAGCTATGGCTCTGAGGAAATAACAGCCTCTTGGGcctcaatattttcaaatataaatgggAGTAACAAAATCTCATAAGGTAATCATGAGTCAGATGAGAGAAGtatggaaaatatttcataaattataaGGTACTCCACAAATATATAGTAGTGGTATCTGATTGAGTATCTACTAAGTACACACtcatgttttgattttatttttaaaaggttatctCGCCTGAtacagtggatcatgcctataatcccagcagtttgggaggccaaggtgggaagattgtctGAGCTTAGGAGATCAAGATCACCCtcgccaacacggtgaaaccctgtctctattaaaagtacaaaaattagccaggcatggtggcatgcgtatTCCTAGattcttgggaggttgaagcaagagaatcatttgaacctgggaggtagatgtggcagtgagccgagatcgcactgctgcactccagcctgggtgacagagcaagattccatctcaaaaaaaaaaaaaaaaaaaaaaggtcatctttaaaataaaataagcaataaaataaagcaaagagagaaagaaatgagaatgatTCTGAGACTCACCGTGTGACTTGGATAAGCCACATAATTTCTCTTGAACTTCTTTCTTGAATACACTTCTAAGGCCAGAAGGGTGCTGGACTGGTTTGTCAGATCGTCCGTCGGCAGCAGAGAAAGTTCAGCCTGCAGCTTCCAACGGCCTTCTCAGACTCCAAGCACTCTTTCCGGCATTTTCCCCGACCGAGCTTGCATGACTCACAGACAGCAAACTCACCTGTGCCAAGAAAGAGCTGCTCAGGTCTTTCAAGAACTGTCTAGAAATGGGGACCATGTCAAAATCCACCAAAAAAGGGGAGAGTTTGTGTGCATGAttacaaagaatattttcaaGAACCAgcccagaattttcattttttttctttattttattctttacacttttttttttgtttctttttttttttctttattcagcccAGATTTTTCAATAAGAGCTCCTGCTTTTTGCAGTAGGGAGTTGGGGCGAGTTAATTTTTGAGCAACAGATCATCACAATTCCTACTTTCCAAGTGTTTATAATCTTGCAGGGATCAAAAGTAAACCATAGGCAGACAAAGAGACATACATACTATagaactataaaaatacatacctGATACTACTGTGAAGTTTGCTAGACAAAAATGCGAGGGATATATTGTGGTTTTGGGAAGATCCTTGAAGATAGAGTTAAGAATCTTAAGTTCAAGTCTTGTTTGGGCCTAGTAATCGCTAGGCATCTTCAGTAAGTTCTTAAGATCAGCATTCTCGCTTGTCCAGTGGCCATTCTAGAAGCACCTGACTACATTTTAATATCAGCTTGGGGATCAAATGGaatattatatgcaaatattttggtTATAATATTAACTACCACATAGGAGTGTTCTGAAGATGACATGACAAAGTCCATGTAAAGTTTTTAATAGGATGCCTGGTACACGGGAAACACTCAAGGACTAGTAGCAACCTAATATTTCTCACTTTGAAATTCTTTCTAAACCCTTTTCAACTTTGTTTacaatatttctttcattttcctataTAATGTGCTTTCTTTCTGTATAAGATGacttcaaaaaaagagaagagacctGGGGGCTCTTCATTATGAATAGCTTTTCTGCGATGGTGCTGAGTTTTCATCGAAGTAACCTCACTCTTCAATTTGAGCTTCCTTCAACCAACCTCATGCATGTGTGATATATGTTATTACCAGACTTAGCAGCAGAGCTTCCAAGAGATGGGCAGGCACGTTCTCAGAGCAGAGCTAATGGTTGGTACAAGACTAAATCTATGACCTCAGTTTAGTGAGCACCCACAGCTAATGGGAAAAGCCACTGAGTCCAATTCTCTACGGCCAAATTACAGTCTAGCCACAAAGATATTTTTCTGTGAAATCGAAAATATCCAATTATTATACTTggaacaagagaaagagaagaaggtaaGTTAGTGAACTAGTATTTCAGACAACTCTATTTCCGCCACTATCTCTGTCCCCTTTTTGTCTCTGGACATCCAAGAGAACCAACAGAGTCAGAGTtcctaagggaaaaaataattatatacaagAGATTTTACTTACCTGATGAAAATGGCTGGGAAAATTCAAGTCCTGCCTGGCTCcctaaattcaaaacaaaatacattctgaaaattaaaatcaacacAGGAATTAACACTGTATAAAACATTATTCCCAACTCCACATGGGACATGGCATATCAGAAGACAGTGGACTGCAGAGTTGCAATCTTTATCCGATTTCTCAAGGCCAGCATTCCAGGAAACCAGCAAGAACAaattacaaacaacaacaaaaaaatacactcTATGCAGTTTGCTCTTATAAAATGTCACTGTATATCTAAGAAATTCCCATGACAGGCACCATGGGGCGTTGACCATTACTCTCCTTTTCAAGGTCAAACATAGAAGAATCATCAGGGTTTATAATCTGCCCCATCAAAATCCCATCCATTTTTATTTACCAGATGGCCATTGAGCCAAAACGAAGAAcgcaacaaatacaaaataaaacatcttccTTATCAGGACCATCTTTTAGGGAAGACTCTTTAGAATAGAAATTGGGATTTCCTTGAGAAGACCCAAATGAGAggctcatttatatttaaaagtaatggGGAGATGCTCTTGATCAGTGAATTGAATCAATAAAGAAAGCACAATTATCTGCTCCGTTTCCCAGGATCAAGGGATGGTATCATGCATGATAACCCTTGGCATCCAGAAAGCCTTATATTTTGGGGAGTCTAACCAGTGTAGTGGAAAGAACACCAGGCTAGGGGTTGAAAGACCAGGGGTCATGCAAGTTTCTGCCGTACTAATCCAGGGACCAGAAGCTAGCGACCCTTTTCATCTCTTCCAGCTCCTGTTTTCTGGGAGAAAATAAGAACCCACTCACAAATTCTGCCTCCTTCTCAAGGTTTTGTAAGGATCTAGTATGATTATAATGAAAAAGTGTTTTAAACATGTGGAATGCTTAGAATGAGGCCTGGTGCCGTATAAGAACTCAACAAATGTGGACTctagctttcatttttattgtctaCAAGTATTacaaggagaaaaggaggggtAGTAATCATTTTGTCAAGTTAGCTCTGAGTCCCCTTTCCTGTAAGATATCACTTCACAGGTGAAAGTCATAATTactgcatattttaaattcattaaggACATAGGTATTGGCCCAGATGGGTGACTTGTGTCTATTATCACAGctttttaggaggccaaggcaggtggattatttgagcccaagagttccaagatcagcctgagcacatagtgagaccttgtctctacaaaataattttttaaaaaatcactgggcTTGGTAggatgtacctgtagtcccagccactcaggctgatgtgggaggatggcctgagccaggagtttaaggctgcagtgagacatgagcatgccactgcactccagcctgggcaacagagtgaggtcctgtctcaaatcacaaaacaaaacaaaacaaaacatgggtATGAAAATCAATATTGATACCACTATCTTCCCCTCAAATAAGTCCTGCTTATTCCTTCCCTGTTGCCTATATTTATACGATGTCCTGTCCTTTATTTCTGTAATGTaaagtagaataattttaaaataaagactacGAAGTATATGACTCACAAAGTAGATGACCTTGGATAGGTTACTTAATTtgttgaacctcagtttcttaacCCTTAAAGATATAATTACAGTACTTAGTCACAGAGTAtttgagaggattgcctgagataaggtatataaagtgcttagcagaCTTCCTGGCTACTATCACTAGTACTAATGCACCTTTCTCTCTATTCAGCCTTGAGCCCAAGTGTTCTGTAAACTCTTTTTCAAGTCCACAAATTCACCATGAACCTTTTCTGGCCTATGCAAAAAGGCACACATTTTTATGTTGCTGCTGTGGCTTGCAAACAATTCAGATTCAGAATCCGAGCTAATGCCTGTAGATATAGGGGATAGGGCTGAGCCTCCAGGCTTTCAGcttttaggtattttatataGCCTGCATCAGGGCCAGCCTCCCGGGCAAATGGCCAATGCAGCCACAGCTCTCTGCCTCAATTTGGGATTTCATGCTCTGCAGTCACTGTGTTGAAAGTTTTATTAACTTGGCCTCTGAATATATGCATTGTAAATCAAGTCTGAGGGAACAGTGGAGCATGCTCTGGGACTTCGGAAGCACAGCTTATGTGCACTCCAGACTTCCTTCCCCTCTTCACCTTCCTGGAGGATTCCTCACTTTTGGCACCCTGGGCCTCACTTGGCCTCCCCCTTCCTAACCCCTTCCAGCAGCCATCACCCCACAGGGACCTAGGTGTGAATATGCAGAAGGCTGGAAGTGAGTGTCGAAGCCTTGAGTGTCTCGGGTGAGGCATGATGGTTACCAGCCTCTCGCTGTGCCCACAGTGCCATGGTACAGGTGGGCAGCATGGCAGGACCAAGCAAGAAAAGTGCACAGCATACAGCAagattcacatttttaaacacaTGATTAGGTCAAGCCTTTTGCCAAGTTTACAAAGCTCAACAAGATTGAATCTGGAATTCAGATTCCACCTCACTACGGTGCATCAGCTCTTAACTGAAGCATTGAGAGATTCTATGATTACTCTCATTTTACATATGGGTACACCAAAGCTGTTCAGGAGCACAGTCAGAATTAGAAACCAAACTGCCAGACTCcagatgtttaaattttttctgtgtCTGCCCTACTCTGTCCTCCCTTCATCCTCACTTTCCTTCTTGAAAACCTTCCAGAGTCAGAACAATGATGAGCTGTAGACTGTGTGACACCCACTGAGGGTGGCTGGGCTCTGCGCAGCAGAGCATGGAAATCCTCTCGTTTCTGATAAGCCTCACTGATCAAGATGCTACTTGGTCTGGAGCAATGTATAAATGTGGGTGTTTGCTGCTCTTCCCTCATGGACACTGTGCTGACCTCTCCAGACCCTCCCAGTCATGAGGacattcctctttctctttgctgTGCTCTTCTTTCTGACCCCAGGTAAAATTTGCATCTTTACAGGGAAGGTGATCAGAGCTGGTGTCCCAGAGAGAGGGTCCCCTTCAGTGGATGCCTGGGGGTGATCAACCCATCTACTACAAGAGGTGATAACCCCCTCATGCCTCTTCtgtaatttctttgcattttacaTTGTTATCGAGGAAGGGCTGTCACAGCTTTGAAAGAATAAAGGAGGGCCAGGAAACATGCCTTTTGGCATCCAATCTCATGCTCAATAACAAAAACATaacttggaaaaaaatgaaaaacaaggatGGCAGTCTATGAACCTTGTAAAATGTAGTTATGGTAGAGCTTGAGACAGGTAAGGAAGAGAGACGGGTAAGGACTGGAGCTGAGAGACACCTCTGCATTCATGCCAGTCACGGAGACAGGTAAGGACTGCCATTTCCTAATCCATCTCGTCAAGCCACGTACTGTGATGAGAAGTTCCCGTAAAATGCATCTAGTCTTCCAGTGCCAGCGCCTTTAAGGAAAACTCTGTCCTGCTTCTAATTTAATGGTAGTTAGAGAAAATCTTTTTGGTTTTGGAGGTCTGTTTCACAAATTTgattacagatgcagaaactgtgCCTCAGATGGGCCAAGGCTTCTCAGAGTCATGTAGATAACCTAAATAAAGTCAGGGGAGGAGCCCGACAGTGAGGCGTTCAAGATGCCCCTCCCGTATCAAAACTCTCTGGACACTCTCCTGCTCCCACGAACTTCCAACTCCTCCGGTTGTATCCTCTCCAAAATTAAGGCATAAGACTAGGCTCATGACAGCCTTAGAGAGCTGAAGAAAGGGATTCTCAGAACCCACAGTAAGTCCCGGTTTGTGCCAGATGCTAGTGATACATGATCCCATGTGTAATGCGCACACTTTCACATCCGTTGTTCATAGCTCTGGTCTGTTTTGTGACAAGCCTGTCGAGTAGATTCTGTGTCAGAACATGAGGCTCTAGGACTCAAAGTGACCCATACTGTATTCAGGCCACTGGCTTTGATGTGCACATTGGAAATTGGCCACAGGTATCTTTGTCAGATGCCTCATGCTTATTACATAATTAGTCCAAACAATAGAtgtttatatactataaaattatCTATTAGATAATGCTATGTTATACAATTGTAATTTACTATATTCAATTATAGATCATTATTAGCTATAATGATATAATTATTAGATATACTGTAGTATAATACTATACTATGATCGTATTTAGAGAAAATCTTTTTGGTTTAGTATGGTATTATAGTATAGcataatatatactataataaTACACTAGCATTATACTAATTATCTATTAGATAATACtataattatacaattataattatttactCTAACTATGTAATAATCTAAATTGTATAATTAGATAATCTAATACTTATCTATTAGATATACTGTAGTATAATACCATACTATGATAGTATTTAGAGAAAATCTTTTTGGCTTAGAAGAGACTTATAGTACAGCATAGTATATactataataatatacatatactagCATTATACTAATTATTAGATAATACTATAATTGTACAATTATAATTtactataataattatataatagataattataattgtataattaGATAATCTAATAATTAGCTATTAGATACACTGTAATATAATACTATACTATGATAGTATTTAGAGAAAATCCTTTTGGCTTAGTAGAGTATTATAGTATACCATAGTACATATGCATTATATTATGGTATACTATATTATACTAGTATGTTATTAATACTAGCATAATATAGTCGAGGAGGGGCTGTCACAggtttgaaagaataaaagaaggcaAGGAAACATGCCTTTTGGTATCAtgctaacaaaaacaaaaattggaaaaaaattaagaaggaagtAGTATTATATACTAGTATACAGTATGTATAATGCTATAGTATATACTATAATACTAGTACATTATCATACTGGTATAGTAATATAGTATATACTATAATACTAGTATTTTTATGGTATACATATGCTATACTATAATACTATACtaaattaaaaagattttctcTGAGTCCTATGCTATAGTCTATAGTACAGTATTGTATTAGTATCTTCCTTATAGTAGGGCAGAGAGAACATAGACCCCAACCAGTGAAAGCCAGAGTTCATTGAGCTTTGAAATAGTGGAGTATTTTCATTTATGAACTGATGTGCTGATCCTGGATAATTAGTGTATATGCTGGCACTAATCCATCTGGCTGTACGTTTTATGTAGATGTGAATTTTATGTTTACACTTATATGTTAACATTAAATGCAATCTCTATACATCTGATGCATTCATTATGTGTACCCAAATTGGGCAACTCTAAAATGCTGATCCTGTTAAGATGCGCTATCTGTCCTTAACTTGAAGTAGGCTGCTCTTGGGACTGCTACTGATAAAGCCCTAAGGTGGGAGGTGGAATTCTGTACAAACTGACCTGAGAAAATCTTAGAAAAACATTCCCAACATGCTACACCCTCCTGCTCTAAAGCACAAGCTTTCCACAGTCAATGCTTTGGTGGAGTATGGAGGAGAAATCAGGGTGAGCCTTCCAAGCAAGTCTCTATCTCCCAGAGtagacttgttttctttttatatctttatccCTTCCTTTGCTCTGGTCTGGAGCCATCTCCTCAGTCTCAGCTCTTACTCTGCTCTCACCAAGTAGCAACCTCTGAGTGTGCATCGGGGAAATTAGCAGCCTCTGGGGGTGTTTATGGGAGCAAGCA contains:
- the LOC101049060 gene encoding beta-defensin 105A-like; amino-acid sequence: MVLIRKMFYFVFVAFFVLAQWPSGSQAGLEFSQPFSSGEFAVCESCKLGRGKCRKECLESEKAVGSCRLNFLCCRRTI